The following coding sequences lie in one Nitratireductor mangrovi genomic window:
- the obgE gene encoding GTPase ObgE has translation MKFLDQAKVYIRSGDGGAGSVSFRREKYLEFGGPDGGDGGRGGDVWVEAVEGLNTLIDYRYQQHFKAKTGMHGMGRNRTGAGGADAVLKVPVGTQVFEEDNETLICDLTEAGQRFKLAGGGNGGFGNTHFKSSTNQAPRRANPGLPGEEKTIWLRLKLIADAGLVGLPNAGKSTFLATVTAAKPKIADYPFTTLHPGLGVARIDAREFVIADIPGLIEGAHQGAGIGDRFLGHVERTRVILHLVSAREEDVAAAYLTVRGEIEAYGHGLAEKPEIVVLSQADVVDGDERTTRLGALREAAGREPLTLSSATREGVERVLRDLMAVIEQARAADAGADTAPDPRWRPGEA, from the coding sequence ATGAAATTCCTCGATCAGGCCAAGGTCTACATAAGATCGGGCGACGGCGGCGCCGGATCGGTCTCGTTCCGCCGCGAGAAATATCTCGAATTCGGCGGCCCCGACGGCGGCGACGGCGGCCGGGGCGGCGATGTGTGGGTCGAGGCGGTGGAAGGCCTCAACACGCTGATCGACTACCGCTACCAGCAGCATTTCAAGGCCAAGACCGGCATGCACGGCATGGGCCGCAACCGCACCGGAGCCGGCGGCGCCGACGCCGTCCTGAAGGTGCCGGTCGGGACCCAGGTCTTCGAAGAGGACAATGAGACGCTCATCTGCGACCTGACCGAGGCCGGCCAGCGCTTCAAGCTCGCAGGCGGCGGCAATGGCGGCTTCGGCAACACCCATTTCAAGAGTTCGACCAATCAGGCGCCGCGGCGCGCCAACCCCGGCCTGCCCGGCGAGGAAAAGACCATCTGGCTCAGGCTGAAGCTGATCGCCGATGCCGGGCTGGTCGGCCTGCCGAATGCCGGCAAATCGACATTCCTGGCGACCGTTACCGCGGCCAAGCCGAAAATCGCCGACTATCCGTTCACGACGCTGCATCCGGGCCTCGGTGTGGCGCGGATCGACGCCCGCGAATTCGTCATTGCCGACATTCCGGGCCTGATCGAGGGCGCGCATCAGGGCGCGGGCATCGGCGACCGCTTCCTCGGCCATGTCGAGCGCACCCGCGTCATCCTGCACCTGGTGTCGGCACGCGAGGAGGACGTCGCAGCCGCCTATCTGACCGTGCGCGGAGAGATCGAGGCCTACGGCCACGGCCTGGCGGAAAAACCCGAGATCGTGGTGCTGTCGCAGGCTGATGTCGTGGATGGCGACGAGCGGACGACCAGGCTCGGCGCCCTGCGCGAAGCGGCCGGCCGCGAGCCGCTGACGCTTTCCTCGGCGACCAGGGAAGGTGTGGAAAGGGTGCTGCGCGACCTGATGGCCGTCATCGAACAGGCGCGAGCCGCTGACGCCGGGGCGGACACGGCGCCCGATCCGCGCTGGCGACCGGGAGAAGCGTGA
- the proB gene encoding glutamate 5-kinase, translating to MALGPLSAYRRIAVKVGSALLVDRQQGLKRDWLASLCDDIATLARKDVEVCVVSSGAIALGRSMLGLGRRALKLEESQAAAAVGQIALAGAWSEALGRLGLTSGQVLVTLGDTEERRRYLNARATMSTLLKLKSIPVINENDTVATSEIRYGDNDRLAARVATMMQADLLVLLSDIDGLYTAPPARDPEARFIPVVEAITPEIESMAGDAASELSRGGMRTKLDAGKIATRAGTAMVIAAGTRLNPLAAIDRGERATFFRPSASPVRGYKTWIAGQLEPAGRLTVDEGAVGALRGGKSLLPAGVRGVEGAFSRGDTVAVVAPDGREIARGLVAYDAADAVKIAGLKSADIAGVLGYQARAAMIHRDDLVVTPEAPAQQEARG from the coding sequence ATGGCCCTGGGCCCGCTTTCGGCCTATCGCCGCATTGCGGTGAAGGTGGGGTCGGCGCTGCTGGTCGATCGCCAGCAGGGCCTGAAACGCGACTGGCTCGCCTCGCTCTGCGACGACATCGCCACGCTGGCGCGCAAGGACGTCGAGGTCTGTGTCGTTTCCTCCGGCGCCATCGCGCTCGGCCGTTCGATGCTCGGGCTCGGCCGTCGCGCGCTGAAGCTCGAGGAAAGCCAGGCCGCCGCCGCCGTCGGCCAGATCGCGCTGGCCGGCGCCTGGTCGGAGGCGCTCGGGCGGCTGGGCCTGACCTCGGGCCAGGTGCTGGTGACCCTTGGCGACACCGAAGAACGCCGACGTTATCTCAATGCGCGCGCCACGATGTCCACGCTCCTGAAGCTGAAATCGATCCCCGTGATCAACGAGAACGACACGGTGGCGACGTCGGAGATCCGCTACGGCGACAACGACCGGCTGGCGGCGCGCGTGGCCACCATGATGCAGGCCGATCTTCTGGTGCTGCTTTCCGACATTGACGGGCTCTACACCGCGCCGCCGGCGCGCGATCCCGAAGCGCGCTTCATTCCGGTCGTTGAGGCGATCACACCGGAGATCGAGAGCATGGCCGGCGACGCCGCTTCCGAGCTGTCGCGGGGCGGCATGCGCACCAAGCTCGACGCCGGCAAGATCGCGACCCGGGCCGGCACTGCCATGGTCATCGCCGCCGGCACCCGCCTCAATCCGCTGGCCGCCATCGACCGCGGCGAACGCGCGACCTTCTTTCGCCCCTCGGCCAGCCCGGTGCGCGGCTACAAGACCTGGATCGCCGGCCAGCTCGAGCCGGCCGGCCGGCTGACGGTCGATGAAGGGGCGGTCGGTGCGCTGCGTGGCGGCAAGTCGCTGCTGCCGGCTGGCGTGCGTGGCGTCGAAGGGGCATTTTCGCGCGGCGACACGGTTGCCGTCGTCGCGCCCGACGGACGCGAGATCGCGCGCGGGCTGGTTGCCTATGACGCCGCCGATGCCGTAAAGATCGCCGGACTGAAAAGTGCCGACATTGCCGGTGTGCTCGGCTACCAGGCGCGGGCGGCGATGATCCACCGCGACGATCTGGTGGTGACCCCGGAGGCGCCGGCGCAACAGGAGGCCCGCGGGTAG
- a CDS encoding glutamate-5-semialdehyde dehydrogenase — protein MLKTNDASALDIHALMLEMGRDARAAARPLALASTAQKDAALEAMADALVGDEARILAANAIDIANGEQNNLSAAFMDRLRLDPGRIRSMADGLRAIAALKDPVGDVIAAWERPNGLKIERVRTPLGVIGVIFESRPNVTADAGALCLKAGNAVILRGGSDSANSSAAIHACLARGLKSAGLPETTIQLVPVTDRAAVGEMLAGLDGAIDVIVPRGGKGLVGRVQAEARVPVFAHLEGICHLYIDRSADLDMARDIAVNAKMRRTGICGAAETLLIDRAAAETHLVPIMQALADAGCEIRADGAARAHFLAAQPASEEDWSTEYLDAIISVKLVDGIEAAIDHIETHSSHHTEAIVAEDAQAVERFFNEIDSAILLHNASTQFADGGEFGMGAEIGIATGKMHARGPVGVEQLTSFKYRVRGTGQIRP, from the coding sequence ATGCTCAAGACCAACGACGCCAGCGCGCTCGATATTCACGCCCTGATGCTGGAGATGGGCCGCGACGCCCGCGCCGCGGCGCGTCCGCTGGCCCTGGCGAGCACTGCCCAGAAGGATGCTGCGCTCGAGGCCATGGCCGACGCGCTTGTCGGGGACGAGGCCAGAATTCTTGCCGCCAACGCCATCGACATCGCCAATGGTGAGCAGAACAATCTTTCCGCCGCCTTCATGGACCGGCTGCGCCTCGATCCGGGGCGGATACGGTCCATGGCCGACGGGCTGCGCGCCATCGCGGCGCTGAAGGACCCGGTGGGCGACGTGATCGCCGCCTGGGAGCGGCCGAACGGCCTCAAGATCGAGCGCGTGCGCACCCCCCTGGGCGTCATCGGCGTCATCTTCGAAAGCCGCCCCAACGTAACGGCCGATGCCGGCGCCCTGTGCCTCAAGGCCGGCAACGCCGTGATCCTGCGCGGCGGCTCGGATTCGGCCAATTCCTCGGCGGCGATCCATGCCTGCCTGGCGCGCGGGCTGAAGTCCGCGGGCCTGCCCGAGACGACGATCCAGCTGGTGCCGGTGACCGATCGCGCGGCCGTCGGCGAGATGCTGGCCGGGCTCGATGGTGCCATCGACGTGATCGTGCCGCGCGGCGGCAAGGGCCTGGTCGGCCGCGTGCAGGCCGAGGCCCGCGTACCGGTCTTCGCCCATCTGGAAGGCATCTGCCACCTCTACATCGATCGCTCCGCCGATCTCGACATGGCGCGCGACATAGCCGTTAATGCCAAGATGCGCCGCACCGGCATTTGCGGCGCAGCCGAGACGCTGTTGATCGACCGTGCCGCCGCCGAGACCCATCTGGTGCCGATCATGCAGGCGCTGGCCGACGCCGGCTGCGAAATCCGCGCAGACGGCGCCGCGCGGGCCCATTTCCTGGCGGCGCAGCCCGCAAGCGAGGAAGACTGGTCCACCGAGTATCTCGACGCCATCATCTCGGTGAAGCTGGTCGATGGCATCGAAGCGGCGATCGACCACATCGAGACGCATTCCTCCCACCATACCGAGGCGATCGTGGCCGAGGACGCGCAAGCCGTCGAGCGCTTCTTCAACGAGATCGATTCGGCGATCCTGCTCCACAACGCCTCGACCCAGTTCGCCGATGGCGGCGAGTTCGGCATGGGAGCCGAGATCGGCATTGCCACCGGCAAGATGCACGCGCGCGGACCGGTCGGCGTCGAGCAACTCACTTCGTTCAAATACCGCGTGCGCGGTACCGGCCAGATCCGGCCTTGA
- a CDS encoding nicotinate-nucleotide adenylyltransferase, with product MPYVERGMAVGIFGGSFNPPHAGHALVAEITIRRLQLDQLWWLVTPGNPLKDAGELAPLAQRLALSEKITPDPRIKVTAFEAAHRIRYTADTLELVTSRNRGVDFVWIMGADSLASFHRWQRWRDIMELMPIAVVDRPGSTLSFLSSVMAKAYSRARVDEDEAPLLARLRPPAWTFIHGPRSSLSSTALRQARRDED from the coding sequence ATGCCCTATGTCGAGCGCGGCATGGCGGTCGGCATCTTCGGCGGTTCCTTCAATCCCCCGCATGCCGGCCATGCGCTGGTGGCCGAAATCACCATTCGCCGGCTGCAGCTCGACCAGCTCTGGTGGCTGGTCACGCCCGGCAACCCGTTGAAGGACGCAGGCGAACTTGCCCCGCTCGCACAGCGCCTTGCTTTGTCGGAGAAGATCACGCCGGACCCGCGCATCAAGGTCACCGCCTTCGAGGCCGCGCATCGCATCCGCTACACCGCGGACACGCTCGAACTGGTCACCTCGCGCAATCGCGGCGTCGACTTCGTCTGGATCATGGGCGCCGACAGCCTGGCAAGCTTCCATCGCTGGCAGCGCTGGCGCGACATCATGGAACTGATGCCGATCGCCGTGGTCGACCGGCCGGGCTCGACCCTGTCCTTCCTGTCGTCGGTAATGGCCAAGGCCTATAGCCGCGCCCGCGTCGACGAGGACGAGGCACCGCTGCTTGCCCGGCTGCGGCCGCCGGCCTGGACCTTCATCCACGGTCCGCGCTCATCGCTTTCCTCGACCGCGCTCAGGCAGGCACGGCGCGACGAAGACTGA
- a CDS encoding MFS transporter: MTLATPTEAEPAAIVEPVQSAPVIAIASIILSMALVAIGNGLMFAFVPVRLGAEGFPPSWAGLILTGLSAGGMAGCFLTGRMVSRVGHARVFMTFSALIILSCVVVSIRVDPWLWIPARALYGFAISGLFIVAQSWLNDVVENHIRGRVTAFFYVAYVVGLGVGSYLLSHIDAMTNAAPVVAIAFGALSIIPVGLTRLRTPPPPPIATIALRRAWQISPVGLAGMLAVGGLSMMVAGFAPIHATAIGFGKDQVALLLFAMPLGTLLFQLPLGWISDRTDRRYVLVAASLIVIGAGLLATGADGSVLLWMIAVYMVWSGATESIYSIASAHANDRAEKDDLVLLSSTMLFAWSLSGFVIPGVATALTAFTGTGAFIFIAIAIAAVYCAFVVWRLTQAQAVPAAESGDFAPLSAQAPPAAELAYPSAEEQEAGEGRPAGMS, translated from the coding sequence ATGACGCTTGCCACGCCGACCGAAGCGGAACCCGCCGCGATCGTCGAACCGGTGCAATCCGCGCCAGTGATCGCGATCGCCAGCATTATCCTGTCGATGGCGCTGGTGGCGATCGGCAACGGGCTGATGTTTGCCTTCGTGCCGGTCAGGCTGGGCGCCGAAGGCTTTCCGCCGAGCTGGGCCGGCCTGATCCTGACCGGGCTTTCGGCAGGCGGCATGGCCGGCTGTTTCCTCACCGGGCGCATGGTGAGCCGGGTCGGCCACGCACGCGTGTTCATGACCTTTTCGGCGCTGATCATCCTGTCCTGTGTCGTCGTCAGCATTCGGGTCGATCCCTGGCTCTGGATCCCGGCGCGGGCGCTCTACGGCTTCGCCATCTCCGGCCTGTTCATCGTCGCCCAGAGCTGGCTCAACGACGTTGTCGAAAACCACATTCGCGGCCGGGTGACCGCCTTCTTCTACGTGGCTTACGTCGTAGGCCTCGGCGTCGGATCCTATCTGCTCAGCCATATCGACGCCATGACCAACGCCGCGCCGGTAGTGGCGATCGCCTTCGGAGCCCTGTCGATCATTCCGGTGGGGCTGACGCGGCTGCGCACGCCGCCACCGCCGCCCATCGCCACGATCGCCCTGCGCCGCGCCTGGCAGATCTCGCCGGTCGGCCTTGCCGGCATGCTCGCGGTCGGCGGCCTGTCGATGATGGTCGCCGGCTTCGCGCCGATCCACGCCACGGCGATCGGCTTCGGCAAGGATCAGGTCGCACTGCTCCTGTTCGCCATGCCGCTCGGCACCTTGCTGTTCCAGCTGCCGCTCGGCTGGATTTCGGACCGTACCGACCGCCGCTACGTGCTGGTCGCCGCGTCGCTGATCGTGATCGGCGCCGGACTGCTTGCGACGGGCGCGGACGGATCGGTACTGTTGTGGATGATAGCCGTCTACATGGTATGGAGCGGCGCGACGGAATCGATCTACTCGATCGCCAGCGCGCACGCCAACGACCGCGCCGAAAAGGACGATCTCGTGCTCCTGTCGAGCACCATGCTGTTTGCCTGGTCGCTTTCCGGCTTCGTGATACCGGGCGTTGCAACCGCGCTCACCGCATTCACCGGCACCGGCGCCTTCATCTTCATCGCCATAGCGATTGCGGCGGTCTATTGCGCCTTCGTCGTCTGGCGCCTGACCCAGGCACAGGCCGTTCCGGCGGCCGAAAGCGGCGATTTCGCGCCGCTCTCCGCTCAGGCGCCGCCGGCGGCGGAACTGGCCTATCCCTCCGCCGAGGAGCAGGAAGCCGGTGAAGGACGGCCCGCCGGCATGTCTTGA
- the rsfS gene encoding ribosome silencing factor, translating to MPSPAGMSRDGQSHALKTVLESLEDSKAENIVSIDIQGKSSLGDYMVVASGRSNRHVGAVSDHLIKALKDAGLGNARVEGLGSADWVLIDAGDIIVHVFRPEVREFYNIEKMWQAPDLEDETVH from the coding sequence ATGCCTTCGCCGGCTGGGATGAGCCGAGATGGTCAATCCCACGCCTTGAAAACCGTCCTTGAATCTCTGGAAGACTCCAAGGCCGAAAACATCGTCTCCATCGACATCCAGGGAAAATCGAGCCTCGGCGACTACATGGTCGTTGCGTCGGGCCGCTCGAACCGCCATGTCGGGGCCGTTTCCGATCACCTGATCAAGGCGCTGAAGGATGCCGGCCTGGGCAATGCCCGCGTCGAGGGCCTGGGCAGCGCCGACTGGGTGCTCATCGACGCCGGGGACATCATCGTCCACGTCTTCCGCCCCGAGGTACGCGAGTTCTACAACATCGAAAAGATGTGGCAGGCTCCCGATCTCGAGGACGAAACGGTCCACTAG
- the rlmH gene encoding 23S rRNA (pseudouridine(1915)-N(3))-methyltransferase RlmH — protein MRIAVHAVGRMKAGPERELADRYFDRFSKAGPPLGLEWAGVTEAPESRAGSADERRREEAARLITHLGGGTALVLLDERGNNPGSQEFAGWLARYRDDGQRSVMIAIGGHDGHAPELRGDAALVMSLGALTWPHQLVRIMIAEQLYRAATILSGHPYHRA, from the coding sequence ATGCGGATTGCCGTTCACGCGGTGGGCCGGATGAAAGCCGGCCCCGAACGGGAGCTTGCAGACCGCTACTTCGATCGCTTCAGCAAGGCCGGGCCGCCGCTCGGCCTCGAATGGGCCGGCGTGACCGAGGCGCCGGAAAGCCGTGCCGGCAGCGCCGACGAACGGCGGCGCGAGGAGGCTGCGCGACTGATCACCCATCTCGGCGGCGGGACCGCGCTGGTGCTTCTCGATGAGCGCGGCAATAACCCGGGCTCGCAAGAGTTCGCCGGCTGGCTCGCCAGGTACCGCGACGACGGCCAGCGCTCGGTGATGATCGCCATCGGCGGCCATGACGGCCATGCGCCGGAACTGAGGGGTGACGCTGCGCTGGTGATGTCGCTCGGCGCACTGACCTGGCCGCATCAGCTCGTTCGCATCATGATCGCCGAGCAACTCTATCGCGCCGCCACCATCCTGTCCGGTCACCCCTATCACCGCGCATGA